The Pseudokineococcus lusitanus genome includes the window CCTCCTCGCCCTCGCCGGGGGCGTAGCCCACGAGGTCGGCGAAGCCCTCGGACAGCCAGAGCGGCGGGTCCGCGGCGGCGCCGGCGCGGACGGCCACGTGCGTCGTCTCGTGCGTGAGGACGACCGTGCGGCCGCGCTCCTCCAGCCGGGCCAGGCCGGAGGGGTTGACGAGCACGCGGTCGACGGCCCCCTCCGCGCCCGCGGCACCGGAGCCGCGCTCGGCGCCGACGGTGAGGGCCGCGAGCTGGTCGAGCCCGGCCGTGCCGTCGCGCCCGAGCACGCGGGCGAGCTGCTGCTCGTCGGCGGGGACGACCAGCACGGTCCGCCGGGGCCACGACGTCCCCCAGACGGCGTCGACCCGGCGGGCCGCGACGTCGCCCAGCGCCCCCTGCTCCTCGAGCACCGCCCGCGGGGCGGTGCCGACGACGACCGTCCGCTCGGTCTGCACGACGTCGACGACGCCGAGGTCCCACAGGTCGGCGCGCGTGGGGCCGTCGTCGTCCGCGGTGAGGAGCCACGCGCCGTCGCGGCGGACGACGGTGAGGGACTGCTCCCGCTGCTGGTCCACGGGGTCGACGCCCGCCACCCGGTAGGACAGGAGCACGTCGGCCACCCAGGCGTCCGGCCCCAGCTCGGCGAGCCGGCCGGCCCCGAGCGGGGCGCCCTCGCCCCGCACCTCGTAGGACCAGCGCTCGAGCGGCACCCGCGCGAGCCCGGTGGCCGTGGCCTCCTGGCGCGCCCGGAAGTCGGGGGCGGCCGGGTCCGCCGTCCCGACGACGCCGGCGACGTCGCCCGCCAGCACCGCGGCGGCACGGCGGTCGAGCAGCTCCTGCAGCGCGGCCTCCCGGGCCTCCGCGGCGGGCACCGCCGACGCGGTCGGCGACGGCGACGGGTCGGGTGCGCCGACGTCGGGCCCGTCCGCCGCCCGGGGCACGAGCAGGGCCGCGGCCACGCCGAGGACGACGACGAGGGCGCCGACGAGGAACAGGGCGGACCGGCCGGGGCGCCGCCGCCGGCCGGCGGGCCGGGCGGCGCCCGCGTCAGCCCGCCCTGGTCGCCCGTCCACGCCGGGCATCGTAGGAGCCGCCGGCCGGCGGCCCGTCCGCCGCGGGCGGGCCGACGGGCACGAGCCGCAGCGGCGGGACCAGGCCCGAGCCCGCCAGCACGGCGATGGCCGCGCGCTCGGCCTCGTCGAGGTCCTCGGCGGGCCGCGGGCCCGCCGGCTCGTCCCGGCGGACCGCCGGCATGCCCAAGAGCACGCTGACGACGCAGTCGGAGCAGGCCGGGCCACGCACCGCGCAGCCGTCGCAGTCGACGATCACAGCAACTCCCCTCGCTCGGCGGCCGGGGGACCCCGACCGACGCGACGGACGCTAGGGAGGGGCACCGACAACGCCCCCGCCGCGCCGCCCCGGGGTCCGCGTCGACGGCCCGGCGCGGGCGGGCCCCGTCGACCGGCCGCCGCGCCCGCCACCCGGTCGGCGGGCGCGGCGGCCGGTCGCTGTCGGGGGGCCCGCCTACGGTCCCCCGCATGCCCGTCGCCCTGCCCCGCACCCCGCCGGCCGCGCCCCCGCCGGCGCCCGGCGCCCCCCGGGCGCCGCGGGTCCCCGTCCAGACGTCGCTCGACGACCTGGGGACGCCCCTGCACGAGGTGACGTTCGTCGTCGTCGACCTCGAGACGACGGGCGGCTCGTCGCGCACGTGCGCCATCACGGAGATCGGCGCGGTGAAGGTGCGGGGCGGCGAGGTGCTCGGCGAGATGTCGACGCTCGTGGACCCGGGCGGCCCCGTCCCGCCGCTCATCACGGTGCTCACGGGCATCACCGACGCCATGCTCACCGCGGCCCCGCGCGTCGAGGAGGTGCTCCCGGCCTTCTGGGAGTTCGTCGGCGACGCCGTCCTCGTCGCGCACAACGCCCCCTTCGACACGGGCTTCCTCCGGGCCGCGGGCGCCCGCGCCGGACGCCGCTGGCCGGGCAACGAGGTCGTCGACACGGTGCCGCTCGCCCGGGCCGTCCTGGCCCGCGACGAGGTCCGCAACCACAAGCTGGCCACGCTCGCCGAGCACCTCGGCGCCACGACGACCCCGACGCACCGCGCCCTCGACGACGCGCGCGCCACGGTGGACGTCCTCCACGGCCTCCTGGGCCGGCTCGGCGGCGTGGGCGTCCGGACGCTCGAGGACCTCCGCGAGCAGCAGCGCGCCGGCACGCGGGTCTCCCCCGCGCGGCGCGCCCGCCGCCACCTCGCCGAGGGCCTGCCCGACGCGCCGGGGGTCTACCTCTTCGTCGACGCGCTCGGCGAGGTCCTCTACGTCGGCACGTCCCGCTGCATCCGGCGCCGGGTCCGCAGCTACTTCACGTCCTCCGAGACCCGCGCGCGCATGGAGCAGATGCTCGCGCGCGCCGCCCGGGTGGTCCCCGTGGTCTGCCCGACGCCGCTCGAGGCCGCCGTCCGCGAGCTGCGCCTCATCGCCGAGCACCGGCCCGCCTACAACCGCCGCTCGACGCGGCCGGAGCGGACCCGCTGGCTCAAGCTCACCGACGAGGCCTTCCCCCGGCTGTCCGTCGTCCGACGGGTGGCCGAGGACGGCGCCACCTACCTCGGTCCCGTCCGCGGCGCGGCGGCGGCCGCGCTGGCGGTCGAGGCCCTGCAGGAGGCGCACGCCCTGCGCCGCTGCGCGGGGCGGCTGCCCGCCCGGCCGTCCCCGTCGGCGTCGGCGTGCGCCCTGGCGGCGCTCGGGCGGTGCGGGGCCCCCTGCACCGGGGCCCAGGACCGCGAGGGCTACTCCGTGGTGGTCGAGGCGGCGCGGGCCTCGATGCTCGACGACCCCCGTGCGGTCGTCGAGGCGGGCCTGCGCCGGGCGGGCGAGGCCGCGGCCGCCGAGCGCTTCGAGGAGGCCGCCGCCCACCGGGACCGGCTGCTGGCCTACCTCGCCGCCGCCGGCGCGCGGCAGCGGCTCGCCCCCCTGGCCGCGGCGCCCGAGCTCGTCGCCGCCCGTCGCCGTCCGCCGGAGGACGGGGGCGGCTGGGAGCTCGTCCTCGTCCGCCACGGACGGCTGGCGGGCACGGCGGTCGCGCCGGCCGGCACCGACCCGATGGTCGTCGTGGCGTCCCTGCGGCAGGCCGGCGAGGTCGTCGGCGCGCCGGCCGGACCGGCGCCGGCCGCCCTCGTCGAGGAGACCGAGCTCGTGGCGCGCTGGCTCGAGCAGGAGGGCGTGCGCCTCGTCGAGCTCGACGGCGTGTGGGCCAGCCCGCTGCACGGGGCCGCCGGCGCCGCGGGGCGCCTCCGGCTCCCCCTCCCCCCGGTGGAGGAGCTCGCGGCCGTGGCCGAGGAGGCGGCGGGCGCCGACGCGGTCGTCGCCTGGCCGGCCGAGGAGGCCCGGGGCGTGCCGGACGAGGAGGACCCAGAGGAGGACGCCGACGCGACCGGCGCACCCGTCCCCCCGGGGCCGGGTGCCGTCGCGCCGGCGGCGCACCCGCCGGCGGCCGCGGCCCGCTCGACGCCGACGGCCCCGCGCGCCACCCTGGGCGCGCCCCTCACCGCCGAGACCGCCGGAGCGCGTCCGTGATCACCGCCATCGTCCTCGTCGACACCGAGGCCGCCCTCATCCCCGAGGCGGCCGCCGCCATCGCCGACCTGCCCGACGTCACGGAGGTCTACTCCGTGACGGGCGACGTCGACCTCGTCGCCGTCGTGCGGGCCCGCCGCCACGAGGACCTGGCCGACGCGGTCGCCGACCGCATCAGCAAGGTGCCCGGCGTCGTGCGCACGCGCACGCACATCGCCTTCCGCACCTACTCGCGGCACGACCTCGAGCAGGCCTTCGACCTGGGTCTCGAGGGCTGAGGCGGGCGCTCGCGCCCGCTCAGGCGGAGGTCGCCGCGACCCACCGCTCGAGGACGTCGCCCGCGGCGCCGGAGTCGACGGACGCCGCCGCCCGCCCCAGCGCGGCGGACAGCCGGCCGGCCAGGTCGCCCCCGCCGCCCTCCGCCGCGACGAGGGCGCCGGCCGCGTTGAGCAGCACGGCGTCGCGCACCGGCCCGGGCCGCCCCGCGAGGAGGTCGCGGACCACCGCGGCGTTCTCGGCCGGGCCGCCGCCGCGCAGGTCCTCGGGGACGGAGCGCGGCAGGCCGAGGTCGACCGCGTCGACGACGAGCTCGCGCACCGCACGGGGCGTCCCGTCGTCGCCGCCCTCCGGGGCGTGCACCCACCACACCGTCGTCGGCGCCGTCGTCGTCAGCTCGTCGAGCCCGTCGCCGCCGCGGACGACGAGGGCGTCGGTGCCGCGGGCGGCCATGACGCCGGCGACGAGCGGGGCCGTCCGCGCGTCCGCGACGCCGACCGCCGCGGCCGCGGGCCGCGCGGGGTTGGTCAGGGGACCGAGCAGGTTGAAGGCCGTCGGCAGCCCGAGCTCGCGGCGCACGGGGGCCGCGTGCCGCATCGAGGGGTGGACGACGGGCGCGAAGCAGAAGGTGATGCCGACCTCGACCGCCACCTCGGCGACCCGGGCGGGGGGCAGGTCCAGCCGGACCCCCAGCGCCTCGAGGACGTCGGCCGTGCCGCAGGCGGACGACGCCGCCCGGTTGCCGTGCTTGACGACCCGCTCGCCGGCGCCGGCGGCCACGAGCGCCGCCATCGTCGACAGGTTGACGGTGCTCGCCATGTCGCCGCCGGTGCCGACGACGTCGAGCGCCCGGCCCGGCACGTCCAGCGGCACGGCGACCTCGAGCATCGCGTCGGCGAGCCCGGTCAGCTCCGCCACGGACTCGCCCTTCGCCCGGAGGGCGACGAGGAAGCCGGTCAGCGGGACCGCCGGGGCCTCGCCCGCGACGACCCGGCCCATGGCCCACGCGGTCTCCGCGGCCGTGAGGTCGTGGCCGGCGAGCAGCCGTGCGGTCAGGTCTCGCCACGAGGGCCCGGCGGTCGCCTGCACGGGACGGAGACTAGCCACCCGGGGCCCCGCCGCGGCCGTCCCGGAGCCGCGCGCCGACGGCGCCGGACGGGCCCACGAGGTCACGGGACGGACACGACGGGCTGTGCCGGACGACACGCGCGCACCCCCCGTGTCGGGCGTCGCCGCGTCGTCCATACTGCTCTCGTGACCTCCGAGACCGCAGTCCCCACGGCCGTCGGCCACAGCACGGTCAACCGGCCCAACATGGTCTCGGTCGGCACCATCGTGTGGCTCTCCAGCGAGCTGATGTTCTTCGCGGGGCTCTTCGCGATGTACTTCACGATCCGCGCCGTCAGCCCGGCCCTGTGGGGCGAGGAGACGCCGCTCCTCGACCTGCCGTTCGCGTCGATCAACACGACGATCCTCGTGCTCAGCTCGGTCACCTGCCAGCTCGGCGTCTTCGCCGCCGAGCGCTTCCAGCCGTACCGCACGGGCAGCCTGCTGAACGTGCGCCGCTGGGGCATGGTCGAGTGGTACGTCCTCACCTTCCTCATGGGCTCGACCTTCATCGGCGGCCAGGTGTGGGAGTACGCGACGCTCGTCAGTGAAGGCCTGACGATCGCCAGCTCGCCCTACGGCTCGGTCTTCTACCTGACCACCGGGTTCCACGGCCTCCACGTCATCGGCGGCCTCATCGCCTTCTGCGTCGTCATCGCCCGCGCCTTCGCCTCGTACCGCTTCGGCCACCACGAGGCGACGAGCGCCATCGTCACGTCGTACTACTGGCACTTCGTCGACGTGGTCTGGGTCGGCCTCTTCGCCGTCATCTACCTGATCCAGTGAGCCCGTCGGGCCCGAAGTACCGGGCGAGCGCCCTGCACCCGCGCCCCGCGCGCACCCGTCACCCCCGCACCACCCCGAGCGTGAGGAACATCAGGACGTGAGACAACTCGCCGCACGCCGCCGGCACCCGCTGGCGACCGCGATGCTGCTGCTCCTGGCGCTCGTCGTCACGGGGGCGGCCTACACCGCCGTCGCCCCCGGCCAGGCCGACGCCGCCCCCACGATCAACGACGCCGAGGGCGACGTCGACCGCGGGCAGGAGCTCTTCCTCGCCAACTGCGCCACCTGCCACGGGCTCCAGGCCCAGGGCGGCACCGGCGGACCCAGCCTCATCGGCGTGGGCGCGGCCTCCGTCGACTTCCAGGTCGCCACCGGCCGCATGCCGCTCGCCCAGCAGGCCCCCCAGGCCCCGCAGAAGCCGCGCGTCTTCGACGACCAGGACACCGCCGACCTGGCGGCCTACGTGGCGTCGCTGGCCCCCGGCCCGGCCATCCCGGCCGACGAGTACCTGACGGTGTCCGAGGACCCCGACGACATCGCCGCCGGCGGCGAGCTCTTCCGCATCAACTGCGCCATGTGCCACAACGTCGTCGGGGCCGGCGGCGCCCTCACGCAGGGCAAGTACGCGCCGTCCCTGGACGGCGTCGAGCCCCGCCACATCTACGAGGCCCTGCAGACCGGCCCGCAGTCGATGCCCGTCTTCAACGACGACAACATCACGCCCGCCGAGAAGCAGCAGATCATCAGCTACCTCGACCACGTGAACACCGAGCCCAGCCCCGGCGGCTGGTCGCTCGGCTCCATCGGCCCCGTCACCGAGGGCCTGTTCGTCTGGGTCGGCGCGATGGTCCTCCTCATCGGCTGCGCGGTCTGGCTGGGGGCGAAGTCCTCGTGAGCGACGTCCAGCTCCCCAACAGCGACAAGTCCGCGGTCGACCAGCCGGACGCCGGCCGCACGCCGGTCCGCTTCCGCAACCCGGGCCTGCCGGCGCACCAGCACCGGCGCGCCGACTCCGACCCGAAGGCGGCCCGCCGCGCCGAGCGGCAGGTGCTCGCGATGCTGGGGCTCTCGGCCCTGGGCACCGTCGTCTCGCTCGTCGGCTACTTCGCCATCCCCCTCGACGGCACCTTCGGCACGCTCCGGCTGTCGAACATCACGCTCGGCCTCGGCCTGGGCTTCGGCATCTTCTTCATCGGCACCGCGGCCGTGCACCTGGCCAAGACGCTGATGCCCGACACCGAGGCCATCGA containing:
- a CDS encoding cytochrome c is translated as MRQLAARRRHPLATAMLLLLALVVTGAAYTAVAPGQADAAPTINDAEGDVDRGQELFLANCATCHGLQAQGGTGGPSLIGVGAASVDFQVATGRMPLAQQAPQAPQKPRVFDDQDTADLAAYVASLAPGPAIPADEYLTVSEDPDDIAAGGELFRINCAMCHNVVGAGGALTQGKYAPSLDGVEPRHIYEALQTGPQSMPVFNDDNITPAEKQQIISYLDHVNTEPSPGGWSLGSIGPVTEGLFVWVGAMVLLIGCAVWLGAKSS
- a CDS encoding cytochrome c oxidase subunit 3 encodes the protein MTSETAVPTAVGHSTVNRPNMVSVGTIVWLSSELMFFAGLFAMYFTIRAVSPALWGEETPLLDLPFASINTTILVLSSVTCQLGVFAAERFQPYRTGSLLNVRRWGMVEWYVLTFLMGSTFIGGQVWEYATLVSEGLTIASSPYGSVFYLTTGFHGLHVIGGLIAFCVVIARAFASYRFGHHEATSAIVTSYYWHFVDVVWVGLFAVIYLIQ
- a CDS encoding Lrp/AsnC ligand binding domain-containing protein; its protein translation is MITAIVLVDTEAALIPEAAAAIADLPDVTEVYSVTGDVDLVAVVRARRHEDLADAVADRISKVPGVVRTRTHIAFRTYSRHDLEQAFDLGLEG
- a CDS encoding DEDD exonuclease domain-containing protein, which translates into the protein MPVALPRTPPAAPPPAPGAPRAPRVPVQTSLDDLGTPLHEVTFVVVDLETTGGSSRTCAITEIGAVKVRGGEVLGEMSTLVDPGGPVPPLITVLTGITDAMLTAAPRVEEVLPAFWEFVGDAVLVAHNAPFDTGFLRAAGARAGRRWPGNEVVDTVPLARAVLARDEVRNHKLATLAEHLGATTTPTHRALDDARATVDVLHGLLGRLGGVGVRTLEDLREQQRAGTRVSPARRARRHLAEGLPDAPGVYLFVDALGEVLYVGTSRCIRRRVRSYFTSSETRARMEQMLARAARVVPVVCPTPLEAAVRELRLIAEHRPAYNRRSTRPERTRWLKLTDEAFPRLSVVRRVAEDGATYLGPVRGAAAAALAVEALQEAHALRRCAGRLPARPSPSASACALAALGRCGAPCTGAQDREGYSVVVEAARASMLDDPRAVVEAGLRRAGEAAAAERFEEAAAHRDRLLAYLAAAGARQRLAPLAAAPELVAARRRPPEDGGGWELVLVRHGRLAGTAVAPAGTDPMVVVASLRQAGEVVGAPAGPAPAALVEETELVARWLEQEGVRLVELDGVWASPLHGAAGAAGRLRLPLPPVEELAAVAEEAAGADAVVAWPAEEARGVPDEEDPEEDADATGAPVPPGPGAVAPAAHPPAAAARSTPTAPRATLGAPLTAETAGARP
- the trpD gene encoding anthranilate phosphoribosyltransferase; the encoded protein is MQATAGPSWRDLTARLLAGHDLTAAETAWAMGRVVAGEAPAVPLTGFLVALRAKGESVAELTGLADAMLEVAVPLDVPGRALDVVGTGGDMASTVNLSTMAALVAAGAGERVVKHGNRAASSACGTADVLEALGVRLDLPPARVAEVAVEVGITFCFAPVVHPSMRHAAPVRRELGLPTAFNLLGPLTNPARPAAAAVGVADARTAPLVAGVMAARGTDALVVRGGDGLDELTTTAPTTVWWVHAPEGGDDGTPRAVRELVVDAVDLGLPRSVPEDLRGGGPAENAAVVRDLLAGRPGPVRDAVLLNAAGALVAAEGGGGDLAGRLSAALGRAAASVDSGAAGDVLERWVAATSA